The Stieleria sp. JC731 genome has a segment encoding these proteins:
- a CDS encoding efflux RND transporter periplasmic adaptor subunit yields MKRIASYIFIALILGTIGFAAMRMPGLLGSRESDSEADATYVVQRRTIEDRVVERGTIESQKTVYGKCEIPGRNKITFIVPEGSRVKKGDKVAAFETTEIDKDIKEKEVEINEAKGKHAEAIQSLSIKEDENATNIAAAQLAFDIAEIDLKKYRMGDFESEKADLNRAIKEAEAELEKVRDEKNNIEILVKKGYRTPQQLLEYQLREQNYQFQVERDKQKLKVLVTYDREKKLIEFGGKVEETKLKLERSKKTAKAETLKAQAAIDNAASAVQILEQQLEELQKLLTKCTLIAEQDGTVAYANERWYDASERIREGTELYSGRNVYYLPDMSRMQVKANVHESVVDKIKVEQTTDIRLDAFSDRKLAGRVSKVAGMAASSYSSVQNYETIIVIDSLPEDLDIKPGMTAEVNILVGTYKDVISVPVGAVTEHFEQAYVYVSAGGTVERRPVETGRSTHSFIEITEGLDEGEVVMLDAYQRGIEDFADAEEEAGATGTPPAGAQQS; encoded by the coding sequence ATGAAAAGAATTGCCAGCTACATCTTTATCGCTCTGATCCTAGGGACCATCGGTTTCGCTGCCATGCGGATGCCGGGTTTGTTGGGCAGTCGCGAATCCGATTCCGAAGCAGACGCGACCTATGTCGTCCAACGAAGGACGATCGAAGACCGCGTTGTCGAACGGGGCACCATCGAGAGTCAGAAAACGGTGTACGGGAAATGTGAGATCCCGGGACGCAATAAAATCACGTTCATCGTGCCCGAAGGATCACGCGTCAAAAAAGGCGACAAGGTTGCTGCGTTTGAGACGACCGAAATCGACAAAGACATCAAAGAAAAAGAAGTCGAGATCAACGAAGCGAAGGGTAAACACGCCGAAGCGATTCAGTCGCTTTCGATCAAAGAGGATGAAAACGCGACCAACATCGCAGCTGCACAGCTGGCTTTCGACATCGCCGAAATCGATTTGAAAAAATACCGGATGGGTGATTTCGAATCCGAAAAGGCTGATTTGAACCGAGCAATTAAAGAAGCCGAAGCAGAACTGGAAAAGGTGCGCGACGAGAAAAACAACATCGAGATTCTGGTCAAAAAAGGTTATCGGACGCCGCAGCAGTTACTCGAATATCAGCTCCGCGAACAGAACTACCAGTTTCAAGTCGAACGCGACAAACAGAAACTGAAGGTGCTCGTCACCTATGACCGTGAAAAGAAACTGATCGAGTTCGGCGGAAAGGTCGAAGAGACAAAGCTCAAGCTGGAACGGTCTAAAAAGACTGCCAAAGCTGAAACGCTAAAAGCACAGGCTGCGATCGACAATGCTGCATCTGCGGTTCAAATCCTTGAGCAACAGCTAGAAGAGTTACAGAAGCTGCTGACGAAATGCACTCTAATTGCTGAGCAAGACGGAACGGTTGCCTATGCCAACGAACGCTGGTACGACGCATCCGAAAGGATTCGTGAAGGCACCGAGCTCTATTCGGGACGGAACGTCTACTACTTGCCTGACATGAGTCGTATGCAAGTCAAAGCAAACGTGCATGAGTCGGTCGTTGATAAAATCAAAGTCGAGCAAACGACGGACATTCGTCTGGATGCGTTTTCGGATCGCAAGTTGGCCGGTCGCGTTAGCAAAGTGGCAGGAATGGCAGCGAGTAGCTATTCCAGTGTCCAGAATTATGAAACCATTATCGTGATCGATTCGCTGCCCGAAGATCTGGATATCAAGCCGGGCATGACAGCCGAAGTCAACATTTTGGTCGGGACATACAAAGACGTCATTTCAGTTCCAGTCGGCGCCGTCACCGAACACTTTGAACAGGCATACGTGTATGTGAGCGCTGGCGGAACCGTCGAGCGTCGTCCGGTCGAAACGGGACGCAGCACACACTCGTTTATCGAGATCACTGAAGGACTTGACGAAGGCGAAGTCGTCATGCTTGATGCCTACCAACGTGGTATCGAGGACTTTGCCGATGCTGAAGAGGAAGCTGGGGCAACTGGAACGCCACCGGCTGGGGCTCAGCAGTCCTGA
- a CDS encoding ABC transporter permease yields the protein MFDRYRAIFRTSIRGVLMHKLRSLLTVLGLVFGVASVIVMLAVAEGASRQAQAQIEALGVSNVILRSKQPSSSESEINFRSFEQDFGLTYDDLRRIDETIDSATNITPLREFRQEARYADQTVDARIVGVYPSYFETSKIEVVLGRPIEPSDLKLRSNVCVVGEDIARNVFRGKSPLGKSIQVDNTHFFRIVGVQGYKTPSAGIGSSMSASDLNSDIVIPLTTDRSRIGDVITRRQQGSYTRQRLELSQITVGVVNRHHVKTTAAALEGLLAKYHPREDYAITIPLDLLEQAQATQRIFNFVLGATAAISLLVGGIGIMNIMLANVSERTREIGIRRSLGARQRDIIFQFVIETASLSLFGTLIGVIVGLAAPSLVSYLSGMETSVTPWSVAIASLVSLSVGIVFGIYPARQAAKMDPIEALRRM from the coding sequence ATGTTTGACCGCTATCGAGCTATTTTTCGCACGTCCATTCGCGGCGTGCTGATGCACAAGCTCCGTTCCTTGCTAACCGTGTTAGGATTGGTGTTCGGCGTTGCGAGCGTGATTGTGATGTTGGCGGTCGCCGAAGGAGCCAGTCGTCAGGCCCAAGCACAGATTGAAGCACTTGGGGTCAGCAACGTCATACTGCGAAGCAAGCAGCCAAGCAGCAGCGAATCCGAAATCAACTTTCGTTCTTTCGAACAAGATTTCGGTTTGACTTATGACGACTTGCGACGCATTGACGAAACAATCGATTCGGCAACCAACATTACCCCGCTGCGCGAGTTTCGACAGGAAGCTCGCTACGCCGATCAAACCGTCGACGCGAGGATCGTTGGCGTTTATCCGAGTTACTTTGAAACAAGCAAAATCGAAGTGGTGTTGGGTCGACCGATCGAGCCCTCCGACCTGAAGCTTCGTTCGAACGTTTGTGTCGTCGGCGAAGACATCGCAAGGAATGTGTTTCGTGGTAAATCACCGCTTGGAAAGTCAATCCAAGTCGACAACACGCACTTCTTTCGAATTGTCGGTGTCCAAGGCTACAAGACTCCGTCGGCAGGAATCGGATCCAGCATGTCGGCATCGGATCTCAATAGCGACATTGTCATTCCATTGACGACCGACCGCAGCCGAATTGGCGACGTCATCACTCGGCGACAACAGGGCAGCTACACCCGACAGCGACTGGAGCTGAGTCAGATAACGGTCGGTGTTGTCAACCGGCACCACGTCAAAACGACCGCAGCGGCGCTGGAAGGTCTGTTGGCGAAGTACCATCCGCGTGAAGACTATGCGATTACGATCCCACTGGATTTGCTGGAGCAAGCACAAGCGACACAGCGGATTTTCAATTTTGTGCTCGGCGCGACCGCGGCGATTTCGTTGCTTGTCGGGGGTATCGGAATCATGAACATCATGTTGGCAAACGTTAGCGAGCGAACACGCGAAATCGGTATTCGTCGATCGCTGGGTGCCCGTCAACGCGACATCATCTTTCAATTTGTGATCGAGACCGCGTCGCTTTCCCTGTTCGGCACGCTAATTGGAGTGATCGTAGGGTTGGCCGCGCCCTCGCTTGTTTCGTATCTATCCGGGATGGAGACATCGGTCACTCCTTGGTCGGTTGCGATCGCCTCCCTGGTGTCGCTGTCGGTCGGAATCGTCTTCGGGATCTACCCAGCAAGACAAGCTGCGAAAATGGATCCGATCGAAGCGCTGCGCCGAATGTAG